A stretch of Gemmatimonas aurantiaca T-27 DNA encodes these proteins:
- a CDS encoding DUF5916 domain-containing protein, translating into MSALFPRATVLGVALMLVALDRTDAQPALGSGTPGSSNSTPFQRLLVGEPGRAEATRTTGSIHLDGRLDEAAWQTARYVSGLIQREPAEGSPESDSTLVTFVYDNQALYIGARMMSSHPESIRPLVARRDKEGSAEQLILSFDTFGDRRTAYTFSVTSGGVRVDYYHGSDFENSRDYTFDPVWEVRTTVDAKGWTAEMRIPFSQLRFSTADEQNWGVNIVRLVPDRNESDYWMLIKRNETGWSSRMGQLTGLRGLRARQRLEVLPYVASDTRAKSTVNPANPYDAKNRSEVRAGGDVKIGLGPNATLEATINPDFGQVEADPAVVNLSAFEVFFDERRPFFTEGTQLLNARGNFYSRRIGAPPPLNPGGTYADVPHNTTILGAAKVSGRLPSKLSFAGLTALSAQENARVFNAAQRTETTAEVAPRTLYGVGVVQQEFGKDGSTAYAMFTAVERDLTNGSQAERVLAQRAYTGLADTRLRWAGGGYDASAFIGFSHIAGDSLAMLAQQRSSRRFFQRPDAGYVRVDPSLTSMNGYFAGINHSKLSGSWLWDLDFSAESPGYEINDVGRLGGTDDISQSSNLRYRQTKRGQYFHNWDVGVSQFAGWNFGGVTTYNGFELYSNQTLKNFLRSWVELGVNLPATSDDLTRGGPLMQVYGSQSLGAGISSRSGARTSWSASAGASTSKDGSYTFDMDGALTLRPGTRVELSLTPSFSQSENARQYVATRANGTAATFGSRYVFAHVDQVQYSLRFRLNFALTPNLTFETYAEPFAASGRYHEYGELGARLDRDLRTYGTNGTTISAPDSTGTRVVTDGATTFTLGNSDFNLRSFRSNAVMRWEWRPGCTLFVVWQQDRSAQRTRGLTVRPGALWDALSADGTQVLALKASYWLPLSFR; encoded by the coding sequence ATGTCTGCATTGTTTCCCCGCGCGACGGTACTCGGCGTCGCGTTGATGCTCGTCGCGCTCGATCGTACGGATGCGCAGCCCGCACTTGGCAGTGGCACGCCGGGCAGCAGCAACTCCACGCCGTTCCAGCGACTCTTGGTGGGGGAGCCTGGTCGCGCGGAGGCCACCCGTACCACCGGGTCCATTCACCTCGACGGGCGGCTGGACGAGGCGGCCTGGCAGACGGCGCGTTATGTCAGCGGGTTGATTCAACGCGAGCCAGCGGAAGGATCTCCGGAGAGCGACTCGACGCTCGTGACTTTTGTGTACGACAATCAGGCGTTGTACATCGGGGCACGCATGATGAGCAGCCATCCCGAGAGTATCCGGCCGCTGGTGGCCCGTCGCGACAAGGAAGGGAGTGCCGAGCAACTGATTCTGTCATTTGATACGTTTGGCGATCGGCGTACCGCCTATACGTTTTCGGTGACCTCCGGTGGGGTGCGTGTCGATTACTACCACGGCTCGGATTTCGAGAACTCGCGTGACTACACTTTCGATCCGGTGTGGGAAGTGCGCACCACCGTTGATGCGAAGGGATGGACCGCCGAAATGCGCATCCCCTTCTCGCAGTTGCGCTTCAGTACAGCCGACGAACAGAACTGGGGCGTGAATATTGTGCGCCTGGTACCGGACCGGAACGAGTCCGACTACTGGATGCTGATCAAGCGCAACGAGACCGGATGGTCCTCACGCATGGGACAACTCACCGGCTTGCGTGGGTTGCGTGCGCGTCAGCGGCTCGAAGTGTTGCCGTATGTGGCGAGTGATACACGAGCCAAGAGCACCGTGAATCCCGCCAATCCGTACGACGCGAAGAACCGGAGCGAAGTCCGTGCTGGCGGTGACGTGAAAATCGGCCTCGGGCCCAATGCCACACTGGAGGCTACCATCAATCCTGACTTCGGTCAGGTGGAAGCCGACCCGGCAGTGGTGAATCTGTCGGCATTCGAGGTGTTCTTCGATGAACGGCGACCCTTCTTTACCGAAGGCACGCAGTTGCTGAACGCGCGTGGCAATTTCTATTCGCGCCGTATCGGTGCGCCGCCTCCACTCAACCCCGGCGGCACCTACGCCGACGTCCCGCACAACACCACCATTCTGGGCGCGGCGAAGGTGTCTGGGCGTTTGCCGTCCAAGTTGTCCTTCGCTGGGCTGACGGCCCTGAGCGCGCAGGAGAATGCGCGCGTCTTCAATGCCGCGCAACGCACCGAAACGACCGCCGAAGTCGCGCCTCGCACCTTGTACGGTGTGGGCGTCGTGCAGCAGGAATTCGGCAAGGATGGATCGACGGCCTATGCCATGTTCACAGCCGTGGAGCGAGATCTCACCAACGGCAGCCAGGCGGAGCGGGTGCTGGCCCAGCGGGCCTACACGGGACTTGCGGATACACGGCTGCGATGGGCCGGCGGTGGGTATGACGCGAGTGCTTTCATCGGATTCAGTCACATCGCCGGTGACTCTCTGGCCATGCTCGCCCAACAGCGATCGAGTCGGCGGTTCTTCCAGCGCCCGGACGCAGGGTACGTGCGCGTGGATCCCAGTCTCACATCGATGAACGGCTATTTCGCCGGCATCAATCACAGCAAGCTCAGTGGGTCATGGCTGTGGGATCTCGATTTCTCGGCAGAGTCGCCGGGGTATGAAATCAACGATGTCGGTCGTCTCGGTGGCACCGATGACATCAGTCAGTCGTCCAATCTGCGGTATCGCCAGACGAAGCGTGGTCAGTACTTCCACAACTGGGATGTGGGCGTCTCGCAGTTCGCCGGTTGGAATTTCGGCGGTGTGACCACGTACAATGGCTTCGAACTGTATAGCAACCAGACGCTGAAGAACTTCCTGCGGTCCTGGGTGGAACTCGGGGTGAATCTTCCTGCGACATCCGATGACCTGACGCGTGGTGGTCCGCTGATGCAGGTCTATGGCAGTCAGTCGCTCGGCGCTGGCATTTCGAGTCGCTCCGGTGCCCGGACGAGTTGGTCGGCGTCGGCCGGCGCCTCCACGTCGAAGGATGGCAGCTACACGTTTGACATGGACGGTGCACTCACCTTGCGTCCCGGTACACGCGTGGAACTCTCACTGACACCATCGTTCAGTCAGAGTGAAAATGCGCGCCAGTATGTCGCGACCCGGGCCAACGGCACGGCGGCCACCTTTGGTTCACGCTACGTCTTTGCCCATGTGGACCAGGTGCAGTACAGCCTGCGCTTCCGTCTCAACTTTGCGCTCACACCAAACCTCACCTTCGAGACCTACGCCGAACCGTTTGCCGCCAGCGGACGGTATCATGAATACGGTGAACTCGGAGCCCGACTCGATCGTGACTTGCGCACCTACGGCACGAATGGCACGACCATCTCGGCACCCGACAGCACCGGCACACGGGTCGTGACGGATGGCGCAACGACCTTCACGCTGGGCAACAGCGACTTCAACCTGCGCTCGTTCCGCAGCAATGCCGTGATGCGTTGGGAATGGCGGCCGGGGTGCACACTTTTTGTGGTGTGGCAACAAGACCGATCAGCGCAGCGCACCCGTGGTCTCACCGTACGACCCGGCGCGCTCTGGGATGCCCTGAGTGCCGATGGCACACAGGTGCTCGCGCTCAAGGCGAGTTACTGGCTGCCACTCTCATTCCGGTGA
- a CDS encoding AraC family transcriptional regulator gives MPESTLAATIVVDMLQYLEAHGSPAESIAHRCGIDLPVPLETDARVPGRQVERLWAAAVEATGDELVGLHMAEDYSPGTLDILGYVVLSCRTIEEVLDRLSRYVRVLNDGLRVTIVREGSVTYCRPSFITSIDNYLLRRPTEAIDALFGGIARELRRLASTPLTAQEVWLRRPRPGNDARARYERVFGAPVRFGMSEDRFILPTSHLAERVRSANPMLLATFEQHADALIAALDRPASRSHQVAQVLVQRLKGSVPPLREVARELAMSDRNLQRALRNDGTSYQKLLDDVRRDLALRHLSAPGTSASQVGFLLGFSEPSAFHRAFRRWTGKAPGAYRATT, from the coding sequence ATGCCTGAAAGCACGCTTGCCGCGACCATCGTCGTGGACATGTTGCAGTACCTCGAGGCGCATGGGTCGCCTGCTGAGTCCATTGCACACCGCTGCGGTATCGACCTGCCGGTGCCACTGGAGACCGACGCCCGTGTGCCGGGCCGACAGGTGGAGCGTCTCTGGGCCGCCGCGGTGGAGGCTACTGGCGATGAACTGGTAGGGCTGCACATGGCCGAGGACTACAGCCCGGGAACGTTGGACATCCTGGGGTATGTCGTGCTGAGTTGCCGCACGATCGAAGAGGTACTCGATCGGTTGTCTCGCTATGTGCGGGTGCTGAATGACGGCTTGCGGGTGACCATCGTGCGTGAAGGGTCCGTCACGTACTGCAGGCCGTCGTTCATCACGTCCATCGACAACTACCTGCTGCGGCGGCCCACCGAAGCCATCGACGCCCTGTTCGGTGGTATCGCGCGCGAATTGCGTCGGCTGGCGTCCACACCGTTGACAGCGCAGGAAGTGTGGCTGCGACGGCCACGGCCCGGCAACGATGCTCGCGCACGCTATGAACGGGTGTTTGGTGCACCGGTGCGCTTCGGTATGTCCGAGGATCGATTCATCCTGCCCACATCGCATCTCGCCGAGCGTGTGCGATCAGCCAACCCGATGTTGTTGGCGACGTTCGAACAGCATGCCGACGCGCTGATCGCCGCTCTCGATCGTCCGGCATCGCGTTCGCATCAGGTCGCGCAGGTGTTGGTGCAGCGGCTCAAGGGCAGTGTACCACCACTCCGCGAAGTGGCGCGTGAACTCGCGATGAGTGATCGCAATCTGCAGCGCGCGCTGCGCAACGACGGCACCTCATATCAGAAGCTGCTCGACGATGTGCGCCGCGATCTTGCCCTGCGACATCTGTCGGCGCCCGGCACGTCGGCCAGTCAGGTGGGATTTCTGCTCGGCTTTTCCGAGCCCAGCGCATTTCATCGTGCCTTTCGGCGGTGGACGGGGAAAGCGCCCGGCGCGTATCGGGCCACCACGTGA
- a CDS encoding FAD-dependent monooxygenase, protein MISHSVVIAGGGPTGLMLAGELALAGVDVVVVERRPNQELSGARALGISSRTIEVLDQRGIAERFLSAGQAAQVTGFGVTRLDISDFPTRHNYGLALRQKHIERLLAEWVTELGVPILYGHEIAGFVQDDSGVDITLADGRSLRTPYLVGCDGGRSIVRKTADIDFPGWDATTSNLLAEVEMTETPPYGVHRSAAGTYAFGRSEYEIKDGAIVYKEIGPIGVMVTEPNAHATTEPTLDDLRTLLTAACGTDYGVHSPTWISRFTDMTRQAATYRRGRVLLAGDAAHIHSPIGGQGLSAGVQDAVNLGWKLAQVVRGTSPDRLLDTYHAERHPVGARVLKTTMAQVALHREDDRTLAVRDILGDLLRMEEPRKHIAGMMSGLDIRYDLGPGHPLLGRRMPDLDIITTSGPRRVFSFLHAARPVLLNFGAPRTSDLAAWADRVPYVHATYDRAWILPVLGAIPAPTAVLVRPDGYVAWVGDGAEAGLTDALTMWFGAPAEH, encoded by the coding sequence ATGATCAGTCATTCGGTCGTGATCGCGGGCGGTGGACCAACCGGACTCATGCTCGCTGGAGAATTGGCGCTCGCAGGGGTTGACGTTGTGGTCGTCGAGCGCCGACCCAATCAGGAACTCTCGGGGGCGCGTGCGCTCGGCATCTCGTCGCGCACCATCGAAGTGCTCGACCAGCGTGGTATCGCCGAGCGATTTCTATCCGCGGGACAAGCCGCGCAGGTCACCGGTTTTGGCGTCACGCGCCTCGATATCAGCGATTTCCCGACGCGCCACAACTACGGCCTCGCGCTGCGGCAAAAGCACATCGAACGCCTCCTGGCCGAATGGGTCACTGAACTCGGGGTGCCCATTCTCTACGGCCACGAGATCGCCGGCTTTGTGCAGGATGACAGCGGTGTCGACATCACACTCGCCGACGGACGATCACTACGCACGCCATATCTTGTGGGGTGCGACGGGGGACGGAGCATCGTCCGCAAGACCGCCGACATCGACTTCCCGGGGTGGGACGCCACCACCAGCAATCTCCTCGCCGAAGTGGAGATGACGGAGACGCCGCCCTACGGTGTACATCGCTCGGCGGCCGGTACCTACGCCTTCGGCCGCTCCGAGTATGAGATCAAGGATGGTGCGATCGTCTACAAGGAAATCGGGCCTATTGGGGTGATGGTCACTGAACCCAATGCCCATGCCACCACCGAACCCACGTTGGATGATCTCCGGACGTTGCTGACTGCCGCGTGCGGAACCGACTACGGCGTGCACAGTCCCACCTGGATCTCCCGCTTCACCGACATGACGCGGCAGGCCGCGACCTATCGCCGAGGGCGTGTGTTATTGGCGGGCGATGCCGCGCACATCCACTCACCAATCGGTGGCCAGGGACTCAGCGCCGGCGTGCAGGATGCGGTGAATCTCGGATGGAAGCTGGCGCAGGTGGTGAGGGGCACCTCACCGGACCGTCTGCTCGACACCTATCACGCTGAGCGCCACCCGGTTGGTGCACGGGTGCTCAAGACCACGATGGCGCAGGTGGCGCTGCATCGGGAGGACGATCGCACATTGGCCGTGCGGGATATCCTTGGCGACCTGCTCAGGATGGAGGAGCCACGCAAACACATCGCTGGCATGATGTCGGGACTGGACATCCGATATGATCTGGGACCGGGACATCCACTGCTCGGTCGTCGCATGCCGGACCTGGACATCATCACCACGAGCGGCCCGCGGCGTGTCTTCAGTTTCCTGCACGCGGCGCGGCCGGTGTTGCTCAACTTTGGTGCGCCACGCACGAGCGACCTCGCCGCGTGGGCGGACCGTGTGCCGTACGTGCACGCGACATACGACCGTGCGTGGATACTGCCGGTGCTGGGCGCGATCCCGGCGCCCACTGCCGTGTTGGTTCGCCCCGATGGGTATGTCGCGTGGGTTGGCGACGGCGCGGAAGCGGGACTCACGGACGCACTGACCATGTGGTTCGGGGCGCCCGCAGAACACTAG
- a CDS encoding ArsR/SmtB family transcription factor: MVVRSRLTDTELDRLFRALADATRRDIVAHLFSDEPASVSTLASRYDMSFAAVQKHVAVLEEAGLVTKHSQGRERIVRANPERLAQARALLMQLEQLWMSRFSLLDAILAEPRPPKE, encoded by the coding sequence ATGGTTGTACGTTCTCGTCTCACCGACACCGAGCTGGACCGCCTGTTCCGGGCATTGGCTGATGCCACACGGCGCGACATCGTGGCGCACCTGTTCTCGGACGAGCCGGCCTCTGTCTCGACGCTGGCGTCGCGCTATGACATGTCCTTCGCCGCGGTGCAGAAGCATGTGGCCGTGCTCGAGGAGGCTGGCCTGGTGACCAAGCACTCGCAGGGGCGCGAACGCATTGTGCGCGCCAACCCGGAACGTCTCGCGCAGGCCCGCGCCTTGCTGATGCAACTGGAGCAGCTCTGGATGTCCCGCTTCAGTCTGCTCGACGCCATTCTCGCCGAACCTCGCCCACCCAAGGAGTAG
- a CDS encoding class I SAM-dependent DNA methyltransferase, translating to MMTRVRIPEKPALLPKDAVVGLYERHAHIYDRDRGRSLQERAWLDQFLSHVPVGGTVLDVGCGMGEPIARYIIERGFSVVGVDSSPSMIARCHVRFPECTWHVADMRTLALGRRFDGIVAWDSFFHLGIGEQREMFPRFAAHVNAGAPLLFTSGPAEGEAIGSYGDEPLYHASLSPAEYETLLRDHRFTVQAFNGHDAECGGHTVWLATSDMPSST from the coding sequence ATGATGACGAGAGTTCGTATCCCGGAGAAACCTGCCTTGTTGCCGAAAGACGCGGTTGTTGGCCTCTACGAACGACACGCGCACATCTACGACCGCGATCGCGGACGCTCTCTACAGGAACGCGCATGGCTGGATCAGTTCCTGAGCCATGTGCCTGTCGGCGGTACGGTGCTCGATGTGGGGTGTGGCATGGGTGAACCCATTGCGCGCTACATCATCGAGCGCGGCTTCTCGGTGGTCGGCGTGGATTCGTCACCGTCCATGATTGCGCGCTGCCACGTGCGTTTCCCCGAGTGCACCTGGCATGTTGCCGACATGCGCACGCTGGCCCTGGGACGCCGGTTCGATGGGATCGTGGCGTGGGACAGTTTCTTTCACCTGGGCATTGGCGAACAGCGTGAGATGTTTCCGCGTTTCGCCGCGCACGTGAACGCGGGTGCGCCGCTGCTGTTCACGAGTGGACCAGCCGAGGGCGAGGCGATCGGCAGCTACGGCGACGAGCCCCTGTATCACGCGAGCCTTTCCCCGGCGGAATACGAGACGTTGCTGCGTGATCACCGTTTCACCGTGCAGGCGTTCAACGGGCATGATGCGGAATGCGGTGGGCATACGGTGTGGCTGGCGACCAGCGATATGCCATCGTCCACCTGA
- a CDS encoding HEAT repeat domain-containing protein, producing the protein MSPVRVGLAAAAIAAMGWTTVSALDRVTIPASLQSSGIVREQHPGPDSLRVASLLIALDKGDPLICEVFADRMGNSWWGRASRIGDFGDAAANQRAAQDSLSGRIEHAGTIQLLTASLSHGNPCVRRVAARWLGRSSVATSRLTGLLDDPSATVREAAAYAIGSGEKRQTRVALEAMLARRGGAEAAMAAWALAEEDDSASVPALQRALRHADAPVRRAAAYALGEIADLRALDALSAALRDADAEVRYASAHAIGELDDLEHPPAALLEACRSSDRKLARIAAMTVAELHDPATLDVLIALADMDDRDVRVHVAEALGEIGSLKANAPLLRMLQDQDAEVRRAAAEALGELRENGSRD; encoded by the coding sequence ATGAGCCCGGTGCGCGTAGGACTTGCCGCCGCCGCGATTGCCGCGATGGGTTGGACCACGGTGAGCGCACTCGATCGTGTCACCATTCCGGCCAGCCTGCAGTCGTCTGGAATCGTGCGTGAGCAACACCCTGGGCCGGATTCACTGCGGGTCGCCTCGTTGCTCATCGCGCTCGACAAGGGAGACCCTCTCATCTGCGAAGTGTTTGCCGACCGTATGGGCAACTCCTGGTGGGGACGTGCCAGCCGAATCGGAGACTTTGGCGACGCGGCTGCCAACCAGCGTGCGGCGCAGGATTCGCTCAGTGGACGTATCGAACATGCGGGCACGATCCAACTGCTCACGGCCTCACTGTCTCATGGCAACCCGTGTGTGCGTCGTGTCGCCGCCCGATGGTTGGGGCGGAGCAGTGTGGCGACCTCGCGTCTGACTGGACTGCTGGATGATCCCTCCGCCACCGTGCGTGAGGCTGCCGCGTATGCCATTGGCTCCGGCGAGAAGCGCCAGACCCGGGTCGCGCTGGAAGCCATGTTGGCTCGGCGCGGAGGCGCGGAGGCGGCGATGGCCGCCTGGGCGCTTGCCGAAGAAGATGATTCGGCGTCGGTGCCAGCGCTCCAGCGTGCTTTGCGTCATGCCGACGCGCCCGTGCGCCGCGCTGCGGCCTACGCGTTGGGTGAGATCGCGGATCTGCGTGCGCTGGATGCGCTCAGCGCAGCGCTGCGTGATGCCGACGCAGAGGTTCGTTATGCGTCGGCCCACGCCATTGGTGAGCTGGATGATCTCGAGCATCCGCCAGCAGCGCTGCTGGAGGCGTGCCGGTCGAGCGACCGGAAGCTGGCCCGCATTGCCGCCATGACGGTCGCTGAACTGCACGATCCGGCTACGCTCGATGTGCTCATTGCGCTGGCCGATATGGACGACCGCGATGTACGTGTGCACGTGGCCGAAGCGCTTGGCGAGATCGGCTCGCTCAAGGCCAACGCGCCACTGCTGCGGATGCTGCAGGACCAGGACGCCGAAGTCCGGCGGGCCGCCGCCGAAGCGCTTGGTGAACTGCGCGAGAACGGCTCGCGCGACTAA
- a CDS encoding BlaI/MecI/CopY family transcriptional regulator has product MSEQHSFTALQLAILRVLWERGEATVVEIWEALHEERGLAQTTLATMLSRLEKRGAVSHRTSARQFVYRAVVSEDAARHSMVSELTTRLFEGDVPSLVSHLLTAQDISPGDRERIRAMLDAAAPKPESQ; this is encoded by the coding sequence ATGTCTGAGCAGCACAGTTTCACCGCCCTCCAACTGGCTATCCTGCGCGTCCTCTGGGAGCGCGGCGAAGCTACCGTCGTCGAGATCTGGGAAGCGCTGCATGAGGAGCGTGGTCTCGCCCAGACCACCCTCGCCACCATGCTGTCGCGCCTCGAAAAGCGTGGGGCCGTGAGTCATCGCACCAGCGCCCGGCAGTTCGTCTACCGTGCCGTGGTCAGCGAAGACGCCGCCCGCCACTCGATGGTCAGTGAGCTCACCACCCGGCTGTTCGAGGGTGATGTGCCGTCGCTGGTGAGTCATTTGCTCACTGCACAGGACATCAGCCCCGGTGACCGTGAGCGGATCCGCGCCATGCTCGATGCTGCTGCCCCCAAGCCGGAGTCCCAGTAA
- a CDS encoding M56 family metallopeptidase has translation MEAMTRTALAWLLTYAIHSTVLLALAWLLSRWGRLSMHTLDFIWKLALVGGLLTSTLQLGFNVRPFGSFALEGARLPVASLVDRSSSIVPAAGSSHEQAKEHEPVVSGSTAMAPATPLVAAAATPTPAGSRRVGIELLLFAAWAVVALVLSLVYVARRLMLVGRLANRQHITEGSLPVMLDALRRAVGFRSHVALTSVNTISSPVALGLHEICVPEAALTELTSDEQRGLLAHELAHLARRDPVWLDVASLIERVFFFQPLNRLARQEIQRNAEFLCDDWAAERTGNGLPLAHCLARVAEWIEASPVGVPVAGMAEQRSLLVTRIARLIEGRRAEGRRASSPLSRVLTIATATVLLSAVVAAAPGVRRTHGPVSSSASIGSTTDEPTVRLSAALDEADEERHQDRREPTDADDPAVITALIARLKDADASVRRAAAGSLGNLRSKAAVPALIAAIDDANKDVRVAVCEALGHIGDARAVPSLTRLLTDASPEVRQHALDALDDFAEELTVQQILPSTQDARAETRAKAAELLGEIGDRDAIPTLQRLLSDASEDVRSTALESLCELKAVLSAPQIAALLSDASADVRHAALEYVKEQPTLGNVATIRKMVSDADEHVREAAIEALAELRSPEARTALREALNSSDPAVRRRAAEALGERP, from the coding sequence ATGGAAGCGATGACGCGGACAGCCCTCGCGTGGCTGCTGACCTACGCCATTCACAGCACCGTACTGCTGGCTCTCGCCTGGTTGCTCTCGCGATGGGGGCGGCTGTCGATGCATACGCTCGACTTCATCTGGAAGCTCGCGCTCGTCGGTGGACTGCTCACGTCCACTCTGCAATTGGGCTTCAATGTGCGACCCTTCGGATCGTTCGCATTGGAAGGCGCACGCCTCCCCGTCGCATCGCTGGTGGACCGATCTTCGTCGATCGTTCCGGCGGCAGGATCGTCACACGAGCAGGCCAAAGAGCACGAGCCCGTCGTGAGCGGATCTACCGCCATGGCCCCTGCGACACCGCTTGTCGCCGCGGCGGCGACGCCGACTCCCGCAGGATCCCGTCGAGTCGGGATCGAACTGCTGCTCTTCGCGGCGTGGGCGGTGGTGGCACTCGTGCTTTCGCTGGTGTACGTGGCTCGGCGTCTGATGTTGGTGGGTCGTCTCGCCAATCGGCAGCACATCACCGAGGGCAGCTTGCCGGTGATGCTCGACGCGTTGCGTCGTGCGGTGGGGTTCCGTTCACATGTGGCGCTCACGTCGGTGAACACGATCTCGAGTCCGGTGGCACTTGGACTGCATGAGATCTGTGTGCCCGAGGCGGCGTTGACGGAGCTCACGTCGGACGAGCAACGTGGACTGCTCGCACACGAACTCGCACATCTTGCCCGCCGCGATCCAGTGTGGCTGGACGTGGCGTCCCTCATCGAGCGGGTGTTCTTCTTTCAGCCGCTCAATCGTCTGGCGCGCCAGGAAATCCAGCGCAACGCGGAGTTCCTGTGCGACGACTGGGCTGCCGAGCGCACCGGAAACGGCCTTCCACTGGCCCACTGCCTGGCCCGTGTGGCCGAGTGGATCGAGGCATCGCCGGTCGGAGTGCCGGTGGCGGGCATGGCAGAGCAGCGTTCACTGTTGGTGACACGCATTGCGCGCCTCATCGAAGGACGCCGTGCCGAAGGACGCCGCGCCAGCTCGCCCCTGTCGCGGGTGCTCACCATCGCCACGGCCACGGTACTGCTTTCCGCGGTGGTGGCCGCAGCACCCGGCGTGCGGCGTACCCACGGACCTGTTTCATCGAGCGCCAGCATCGGGTCGACGACCGACGAGCCAACGGTGCGCCTCAGTGCCGCGCTGGACGAGGCCGACGAAGAGCGTCACCAGGATCGCCGCGAACCAACCGACGCCGATGATCCGGCCGTCATCACCGCGCTCATTGCCCGCCTCAAGGATGCTGATGCCAGCGTGCGCCGCGCCGCAGCGGGTTCACTGGGCAACCTGCGCAGCAAGGCCGCTGTGCCGGCGCTCATCGCGGCCATTGATGATGCGAACAAGGATGTCCGGGTGGCCGTCTGTGAAGCGCTCGGTCATATCGGGGATGCTCGTGCCGTGCCATCCCTGACACGGTTGCTCACCGATGCCTCACCGGAAGTTCGGCAGCACGCCCTCGATGCGCTCGACGATTTTGCCGAAGAGCTCACGGTGCAACAGATCCTTCCGAGCACGCAGGATGCTCGCGCAGAAACGCGCGCCAAGGCCGCTGAACTGCTCGGAGAAATCGGTGATCGTGATGCGATCCCCACGTTGCAGCGGTTGCTGAGCGATGCCTCCGAGGACGTACGATCGACTGCGCTGGAATCGCTGTGTGAACTCAAGGCCGTGTTGAGCGCCCCGCAAATTGCCGCGCTGTTGAGCGATGCATCGGCCGATGTGCGGCACGCCGCGCTCGAATATGTGAAAGAACAGCCCACCCTCGGCAACGTAGCCACCATCCGGAAGATGGTGAGCGATGCCGACGAGCATGTGCGGGAAGCGGCCATCGAAGCACTGGCCGAACTGCGCAGCCCGGAAGCGCGGACCGCGTTGCGTGAGGCGCTCAACTCCAGCGATCCCGCCGTACGTCGTCGGGCCGCCGAAGCCCTGGGAGAACGGCCATGA
- a CDS encoding SRPBCC family protein, giving the protein MPITEVVSNAKDLTLTVIGDYAVPVERLWDAHVDPRQLERFWGPVEWPATFIRHEVAVGGESQYYMTGPDGTKAHGWFRFTAVEPLKRFALIDGFGDATGAPDPAMPTMEMVFTFQSTATGSRVQNVTTFPSVEAMEQLVNMGMVDGIKSAMSQTDAVLADLASFAAGRATEAQLLSDTQVRVSRVIRGSAEQVWRAHHDAGLLQQWLTGPDGWTMPVCRVANKVGDHYRYEWAQVDGTQRFGFEGELLELAAPYRAVTTERMADTEGPSTRNELTLTPVAGGTLMSLVITYPTKELRDMILGTGMTTGMETSYARLESVLKAA; this is encoded by the coding sequence ATGCCGATCACCGAAGTGGTTTCGAACGCCAAGGACCTCACGCTGACGGTCATCGGCGACTATGCCGTGCCCGTGGAGCGCTTGTGGGATGCACATGTGGATCCGCGCCAGCTCGAGCGCTTCTGGGGCCCTGTGGAGTGGCCAGCGACATTCATCCGTCACGAGGTGGCAGTAGGTGGAGAGTCGCAGTACTACATGACGGGTCCCGATGGCACGAAGGCGCACGGGTGGTTTCGCTTTACCGCCGTGGAGCCGCTCAAGCGCTTCGCACTGATCGATGGGTTTGGTGATGCCACCGGTGCGCCCGATCCCGCGATGCCGACCATGGAGATGGTCTTCACGTTCCAGAGCACGGCCACCGGATCGCGCGTGCAGAACGTGACCACGTTTCCGAGCGTCGAGGCGATGGAGCAGTTGGTGAACATGGGCATGGTCGACGGTATCAAGTCGGCGATGAGTCAGACCGATGCGGTACTGGCCGATCTCGCGTCCTTTGCGGCGGGCCGGGCCACGGAAGCGCAGTTGCTCAGTGACACGCAGGTACGCGTGAGCCGTGTGATTCGCGGCAGTGCAGAGCAGGTGTGGCGCGCGCATCACGACGCCGGGCTCCTGCAGCAATGGCTCACCGGGCCGGACGGATGGACCATGCCCGTGTGCCGTGTCGCCAACAAAGTCGGCGATCACTATCGCTATGAGTGGGCGCAGGTCGACGGCACACAGCGCTTCGGTTTCGAAGGCGAGCTATTGGAACTGGCGGCGCCCTACCGTGCAGTCACCACCGAACGGATGGCCGACACCGAAGGTCCGTCCACGCGCAACGAACTCACGCTCACCCCGGTGGCTGGCGGTACCCTCATGAGTCTGGTCATCACCTATCCCACCAAGGAGCTGCGCGACATGATCCTCGGCACGGGCATGACGACCGGGATGGAGACGAGTTATGCGCGGCTCGAGAGTGTGCTGAAGGCGGCGTGA